ATCGACAAATGGGATAATTATGTGAAATCCACCGTCAAGCACTTTGTGGAATTTACCAAGTCGCTCGATGAGTAGATTATCAGCTTGTGAGACGATCTTGATGCCAGCCTTTAAAAACAAGAACGCAAAGATAACCAGAACTACGACTAAAACGCCAAATGCTTCGATTTGCATTTTTACTCCTTTAATTTATAATTTGTTATTTTCTTAAGTATTATAATACATTTTAAATTTTATTTTCAAAAAGGATTAGCATGAAAAAATTTATATTTGCACTAAGTGCGGCCCTACTTTTGGCAGGTTGTGCCTCATCTAGCCAAAATGCAAACGTCCCACAAGGCAAATGTGAAGTAAAAAGTAGCTGCGAAGCTCCAATTAGCAGCATTGAGGGCACTTATAAAGCATTTTTGCCTTGCGCTAGCTGCATGGGTGTTGATTCACGCTTAACATTAAAAAAAGATGGTACATTTGAAAGTGTGATGGACTACAAGTCAAAAGACAACTACAAAGCCGTTAGCAAAGGCAAGTACTCAATAGAAAATGGTGTGATAACAACGATTGATGAGTATAAAGAAAAGAGCTTTTATAAAATAGAAGGCGAGAACCTAAAAATGCTAGATATGGA
The genomic region above belongs to Campylobacter concisus and contains:
- a CDS encoding copper resistance protein NlpE is translated as MKKFIFALSAALLLAGCASSSQNANVPQGKCEVKSSCEAPISSIEGTYKAFLPCASCMGVDSRLTLKKDGTFESVMDYKSKDNYKAVSKGKYSIENGVITTIDEYKEKSFYKIEGENLKMLDMDQKEVTGELKDKYIFKRVK